One genomic window of Streptomyces sp. WP-1 includes the following:
- a CDS encoding MarR family winged helix-turn-helix transcriptional regulator produces MHEDGNGAEARVAEQVTPSGADQEFLALERELTVLLRRARANQGEMAREVHPDLETSAYGLLIRLNEQGGRRATELAGYFGVGKATMSRQLRALEELGLITREPDPADGRAWLVTLTEEGHRRVGRVREARRARYVSQLAHWDRREVAELARLLHQLNGVMEK; encoded by the coding sequence GTGCACGAGGACGGAAACGGCGCAGAAGCACGCGTCGCCGAGCAGGTGACGCCCAGTGGTGCAGACCAGGAATTCCTGGCACTCGAACGCGAGTTGACCGTACTGCTGCGACGCGCCCGCGCCAACCAGGGCGAGATGGCCCGGGAGGTCCACCCCGACCTGGAGACCTCCGCCTACGGGCTGCTGATCCGGCTGAACGAGCAGGGCGGCCGGCGGGCCACCGAACTCGCCGGCTACTTCGGCGTCGGCAAGGCCACCATGTCCCGCCAGCTGCGCGCCCTGGAGGAGCTGGGCCTGATCACCCGCGAGCCCGACCCCGCCGACGGCCGCGCCTGGCTCGTCACCCTCACCGAGGAGGGCCACCGCCGGGTCGGCCGGGTCCGCGAGGCCCGCCGCGCCCGGTACGTCAGCCAGCTCGCCCACTGGGACCGCCGCGAGGTGGCCGAGCTGGCCCGGCTGCTGCACCAGCTGAACGGCGTCATGGAGAAGTGA
- a CDS encoding spermidine synthase, with amino-acid sequence MAAPEDSPVVLDRREGPYGEVVLRRHGALLQIIANGCFLMDTSDGRSERLLIDAAYDALDGRPEPAVLIGGLGVGFSLAHASDDPRWGRITVVEREPAVVDWHHAGPLSGLTRAARADPRTRIVRDDLVRYVHETSDTFDALCLDIDNGPGWTVTEDNEGLYAPAGLAACARVLRPGGVLAVWSARPSPEFEGTLWNAGFRRVRTEEVPVARGVPDAVHLGVRPG; translated from the coding sequence ATGGCTGCCCCAGAGGACTCCCCCGTGGTGCTGGACCGGCGCGAGGGGCCGTACGGCGAGGTGGTGCTGCGCAGACACGGCGCGCTGCTCCAGATCATCGCCAACGGCTGTTTCCTGATGGACACTTCGGACGGCCGCTCGGAGCGGCTGCTGATCGACGCGGCGTACGACGCCCTCGACGGGCGCCCGGAGCCGGCCGTGCTGATCGGCGGGCTCGGCGTCGGATTCTCACTCGCACACGCGTCCGACGATCCCCGCTGGGGACGGATCACGGTCGTGGAGCGGGAACCCGCCGTCGTCGACTGGCACCACGCGGGCCCCCTGTCCGGTCTGACCCGCGCCGCACGGGCCGATCCGCGCACCAGGATCGTCCGGGACGACCTCGTCCGTTACGTCCATGAGACATCGGACACGTTCGACGCCCTGTGCCTCGACATCGACAACGGCCCCGGCTGGACGGTCACCGAGGACAACGAGGGCCTGTACGCACCGGCCGGACTGGCCGCCTGCGCACGGGTGTTGAGACCGGGCGGGGTGCTCGCCGTCTGGTCGGCGCGGCCGTCCCCGGAATTTGAAGGAACCTTGTGGAATGCCGGGTTCCGACGGGTGCGTACCGAAGAGGTGCCCGTTGCCCGGGGAGTTCCGGACGCCGTGCACCTCGGCGTCCGCCCTGGATAG
- a CDS encoding protein phosphatase 2C domain-containing protein, translating into MRTDLVSEPGDATRPNEDFADVGLPASGQGGCVILLDGVTPPAGETGCLHSVPWFTTRLGGALTELTVSGLDLTPADLLSRAIERTARAHADTCDLSHPRTPQATVVVVRWSAEAVEYLVLSDSALLLRSPDGEVTAVLDDRLARLPRSALATDALVDAHLRNKEGGFFTAAADPSVAARAVTGTVPRAEVAALAALTDGATRWTETFRQGDWTGLFDVLAKEGARSLVDRVRELESADARERAFLGRSKTHDDATVVYVEL; encoded by the coding sequence ATGCGCACTGATCTCGTTTCGGAACCCGGCGACGCGACCCGACCCAACGAGGACTTCGCCGATGTCGGACTACCCGCCTCCGGACAGGGCGGTTGCGTGATCTTGCTGGACGGGGTGACACCGCCCGCCGGGGAGACCGGCTGTCTGCATTCCGTCCCCTGGTTCACCACCCGGCTCGGCGGGGCGCTGACCGAACTGACCGTTTCCGGCCTGGATCTGACGCCGGCCGACCTCCTTTCGCGGGCGATCGAGCGCACCGCGCGGGCGCACGCGGACACCTGTGACCTTTCTCACCCGCGCACTCCGCAGGCAACCGTGGTGGTCGTGCGCTGGTCCGCCGAGGCGGTCGAGTACCTGGTCCTGTCCGACTCGGCGCTGCTGCTGCGCTCGCCCGACGGGGAGGTCACCGCGGTCCTGGACGACCGGCTGGCCCGGCTGCCCCGCTCGGCGCTGGCCACCGACGCCCTGGTGGACGCGCACCTGCGCAACAAGGAGGGCGGCTTCTTCACGGCCGCCGCGGACCCGTCCGTCGCCGCCCGCGCGGTGACCGGCACCGTGCCGCGCGCCGAGGTCGCCGCGCTGGCCGCCCTGACCGACGGCGCGACCCGCTGGACGGAGACGTTCCGCCAGGGCGACTGGACGGGGCTGTTCGACGTCCTCGCCAAGGAGGGCGCCCGCTCGCTCGTCGACCGGGTACGGGAGCTGGAGTCGGCGGACGCGAGGGAGCGGGCGTTCCTGGGGCGGAGCAAGACGCACGACGACGCGACGGTGGTGTACGTCGAGCTGTAG
- a CDS encoding response regulator transcription factor translates to MEQTHTSQSGAAATTTTPGAQRRVLVVEDDTTIVDAIAARLRAEGFLVQTASDGPAAVDTAEAWQPDLLILDIMLPGFDGLEVCRRVQAQRPVPVLMLTARDDETDMLVGLGVGADDYMTKPFSMRELAARVHVLLRRVERAAIAASTPRSGILRLGELEIDHAQRRVRVKSEDVHLTPTEFDLLVCLANTPRAVLSREQLLAEVWDWADASGTRTVDSHIKALRRKIGAERIRTVHGVGYALETPTP, encoded by the coding sequence ATGGAGCAGACACACACCTCCCAGAGCGGCGCGGCGGCGACCACCACCACTCCGGGCGCCCAGCGCCGGGTACTGGTCGTCGAGGACGACACCACGATCGTCGACGCCATCGCGGCCCGGCTCCGCGCCGAGGGCTTCCTCGTACAGACCGCGTCCGACGGACCGGCCGCCGTGGACACGGCCGAGGCGTGGCAGCCCGACCTGCTGATCCTCGACATCATGCTGCCCGGCTTCGACGGCCTGGAGGTGTGCCGGCGCGTGCAGGCCCAGCGCCCGGTGCCGGTGCTGATGCTCACCGCGCGCGACGACGAGACGGACATGCTGGTCGGGCTCGGCGTCGGCGCCGACGACTACATGACCAAGCCGTTCTCCATGCGCGAGCTGGCCGCGCGGGTGCATGTGCTGCTGCGCCGGGTGGAGCGGGCCGCCATCGCCGCCTCCACGCCCCGCTCGGGCATCCTGCGCCTCGGCGAGCTGGAGATCGACCACGCGCAGCGCCGGGTGCGGGTGAAGTCGGAGGACGTCCATCTGACGCCCACCGAGTTCGACCTGCTGGTGTGCCTGGCCAACACCCCGCGCGCGGTGCTCTCCCGGGAGCAGCTGCTGGCCGAGGTCTGGGACTGGGCGGACGCCTCCGGCACCCGCACCGTCGACAGCCACATCAAGGCGCTGCGCCGCAAGATCGGCGCCGAGCGCATCCGCACCGTGCACGGTGTGGGCTACGCGCTGGAGACGCCGACCCCGTGA
- a CDS encoding nitrate- and nitrite sensing domain-containing protein, with protein sequence MQMKRPRRTGRQTAPEKAVPEAPVGTGRPTHVRTRLIVAVAVVAAAVAGAGAPSLLTASSDVSDSQDLVTLASRTQDALALAGSLADERDEVTSYIAAGRPESKAPSEDRGTRVDRQVADLRADSGTPAGLRGDLDHIATVRRAALTGRSTALEAHQAYSATITELHRLAEQLAERMPPRAGSGAYALAELDTAVQQSAAARGLLLAALNVPATDRTVFNPVTGLPTTTSVPSAAGRKQRDALTAAAQQARLRSDAALADFRENAPKSAVDAYDSTVNGADVNSAEKYLDTFTAQPAFPDSASTPSAAKLDAALSGRLDLMRGAESALYEHRTQDLEKLRDDDVTALEIRVAVLGVLLLVAVGIATAMARTLTRPLSVLRRGTARLAEPGDPAGREPIAFTGRNDEFAQAVRSVNALHAHAAALHERVTTLETDRKHLVGQRQKMADAREELRAELAEAAAELDRVRAGIGGTFVNLALRTLGLVERQLAVIEGLEDREQDPERLATLFKLDHFATVMRRHSENLLVLAGTEHVQQHHGPVPLVDVVRAAVSEIERYERVRIASLPPHAHVAGFAADDLSHLLAELMENATTFSPPDVPVEVSGWLLESGEVMLSVHDEGIGMAEDRLTRLNARLAEFDPEAGYEREGEDGLGLGLYVVARLAHRHGVRVQLREQKQGGVAAVVVLPATLLSEAPAIAVPPQAATSTTGTFTLPGAVAEANSHVLPTRPKEDAEQQDPLVALAERAVRDAGVEPEPEQDDVPDATTSEEAAPEAAEETTHEQAGPGPEAAETRPKAPVETFAETTMELLLPLTDEAADKAPESAPDNARGEAPESAPDNARGEAPESAPDNARGEAPESAPDNARGEAPESAPENPRDKAPENAPDNAPDEAPGDQPVPPADAEPVSHARPMTGAADDGGAEERVTSKGLPKRTPRITAPAPPPRQRSTSVDAEALRRRLGGFRRGAQAGYRDVEAEIEDHSGEATGGPVEEASS encoded by the coding sequence GTGCAGATGAAGCGGCCTCGGCGCACAGGCAGGCAGACGGCCCCCGAGAAGGCCGTCCCCGAGGCTCCCGTGGGCACCGGGCGGCCCACGCATGTGCGCACCCGGCTGATCGTCGCCGTCGCGGTCGTGGCCGCCGCGGTCGCGGGCGCCGGAGCCCCCTCCCTCCTCACCGCGTCCTCGGACGTGAGCGACTCCCAGGACCTGGTGACGCTGGCCTCCCGCACCCAGGACGCGCTCGCCCTCGCCGGCTCCCTGGCCGACGAGCGCGACGAGGTCACCTCCTACATCGCGGCCGGCCGCCCCGAGTCCAAGGCGCCCTCCGAGGACCGCGGCACCCGCGTCGACCGCCAGGTGGCGGACCTGCGCGCCGACAGCGGCACCCCGGCGGGCCTGCGCGGCGACCTCGACCACATCGCCACCGTCCGGCGCGCCGCCCTCACCGGCAGGAGCACGGCGCTCGAAGCCCACCAGGCGTACTCGGCGACGATCACCGAACTGCACCGGCTCGCCGAGCAGCTGGCCGAGCGGATGCCCCCGCGGGCCGGCTCCGGCGCCTACGCGCTCGCCGAACTGGACACCGCGGTCCAGCAGTCCGCCGCCGCCCGCGGCCTGCTGCTCGCCGCGCTCAACGTCCCGGCGACCGACCGGACGGTGTTCAACCCCGTCACCGGGCTGCCCACCACCACCTCCGTGCCCAGCGCGGCCGGCCGCAAGCAGCGCGACGCGCTCACCGCCGCCGCCCAGCAGGCCCGGCTGCGCTCCGACGCGGCCCTCGCCGACTTCCGCGAGAACGCGCCCAAGTCGGCCGTCGACGCGTACGACTCCACGGTCAACGGCGCCGACGTCAACTCGGCCGAGAAGTACCTGGACACCTTCACCGCCCAGCCGGCCTTCCCCGACAGCGCCTCGACGCCCAGTGCCGCCAAGCTGGACGCGGCCCTGTCCGGGCGCCTCGACCTGATGCGCGGCGCGGAGTCCGCCCTCTACGAGCACCGCACCCAGGACCTGGAGAAGCTGCGGGACGACGACGTCACCGCGCTGGAGATCCGCGTCGCCGTCCTCGGCGTCCTGCTGCTGGTCGCGGTCGGCATCGCCACCGCCATGGCCCGCACCCTCACCCGGCCCCTGTCGGTGCTGCGCCGCGGCACGGCCCGGCTCGCCGAGCCCGGCGACCCGGCCGGCCGCGAACCCATCGCCTTCACCGGCCGCAACGACGAGTTCGCGCAGGCCGTCCGCTCCGTCAACGCCCTGCACGCGCACGCCGCCGCCCTGCACGAGCGGGTCACCACCCTGGAGACCGACCGCAAGCACCTGGTCGGGCAGCGGCAGAAGATGGCCGACGCCCGCGAGGAGCTGCGCGCCGAACTCGCCGAGGCGGCGGCCGAACTGGACCGGGTGCGCGCCGGCATCGGCGGCACCTTCGTCAACCTGGCGCTGCGCACCCTCGGGCTGGTCGAGCGCCAGCTCGCCGTCATCGAGGGCCTGGAGGACCGCGAGCAGGACCCCGAGCGCCTCGCCACCCTCTTCAAGCTGGACCACTTCGCCACCGTGATGCGCCGGCACAGCGAGAACCTGCTGGTCCTCGCCGGCACCGAGCATGTGCAGCAGCACCACGGACCGGTGCCGCTGGTCGACGTGGTGCGCGCCGCGGTCAGCGAGATCGAGCGGTACGAGCGGGTGCGCATCGCCTCGCTGCCGCCGCACGCGCATGTCGCGGGCTTCGCCGCGGACGACCTCTCGCACCTGCTGGCCGAACTGATGGAGAACGCCACCACGTTCTCCCCGCCGGACGTGCCGGTCGAGGTGTCCGGCTGGCTGCTGGAGTCCGGCGAGGTCATGCTCTCCGTGCACGACGAGGGCATCGGCATGGCGGAGGACCGCCTCACCCGGCTCAACGCGCGCCTCGCCGAGTTCGATCCCGAGGCGGGGTACGAGCGGGAGGGCGAGGACGGACTCGGGCTCGGCCTGTACGTCGTGGCCCGCCTCGCCCACCGGCACGGCGTGCGGGTGCAGCTGCGCGAGCAGAAGCAGGGCGGGGTCGCCGCGGTCGTGGTGCTGCCGGCCACCCTGCTGTCCGAGGCCCCCGCCATCGCCGTACCCCCGCAGGCCGCCACCTCCACCACCGGCACCTTCACCCTGCCGGGCGCCGTCGCCGAGGCCAACTCCCATGTCCTGCCGACGCGTCCGAAGGAGGACGCAGAGCAGCAGGACCCGCTGGTGGCACTGGCGGAGAGGGCGGTCAGGGACGCCGGCGTTGAGCCGGAGCCCGAGCAGGACGACGTCCCGGACGCGACCACGTCCGAGGAGGCGGCGCCCGAAGCCGCCGAGGAGACGACGCACGAGCAGGCGGGGCCCGGCCCGGAGGCGGCCGAGACCCGTCCCAAGGCCCCGGTGGAGACCTTCGCCGAGACGACGATGGAGCTGCTGCTCCCGCTCACGGACGAGGCAGCGGACAAGGCTCCCGAGAGCGCGCCGGACAACGCCCGGGGCGAGGCTCCCGAGAGCGCGCCGGACAACGCCCGGGGCGAGGCTCCCGAGAGCGCGCCGGACAACGCACGGGGCGAGGCCCCCGAGAGCGCGCCGGACAACGCACGGGGCGAGGCCCCCGAGAGCGCGCCGGAGAACCCACGGGACAAGGCTCCCGAGAACGCGCCGGACAACGCACCGGACGAGGCACCCGGCGACCAGCCGGTTCCTCCCGCCGATGCCGAACCCGTCAGCCACGCGCGGCCCATGACCGGGGCCGCCGACGACGGCGGGGCCGAGGAGCGGGTCACCAGCAAGGGGCTGCCCAAGCGCACCCCCAGGATCACCGCACCCGCACCCCCGCCCCGCCAGCGCAGCACCAGCGTCGATGCCGAGGCCCTGCGCCGCAGGCTCGGTGGCTTCCGCCGAGGAGCACAGGCCGGCTACCGCGACGTAGAGGCAGAGATCGAAGACCATTCCGGAGAAGCCACGGGGGGCCCTGTCGAGGAGGCAAGCAGTTGA
- a CDS encoding roadblock/LC7 domain-containing protein, which translates to MTAPSTFGLSSEARNLHWLLTNLVEEVPGIQSVAVVSSDGLLLLSSDPGHTERSRQARPGKGPRGSSADLATIVSGIGSLTVGAAKLMTFGGVKHTMVAMEEGSLFVMSISDGSLLGVHGSAACDMSVVAYHMALFVGRAGHVLTPELRSELRKSLESAGSAR; encoded by the coding sequence TTGACCGCTCCCAGTACCTTCGGGCTGAGCAGTGAGGCCCGCAATCTGCACTGGCTGCTGACCAACCTGGTCGAGGAGGTCCCCGGCATCCAGTCCGTCGCCGTGGTCTCCTCGGACGGTCTGCTGCTGCTGTCGTCCGACCCGGGCCACACAGAGCGGTCCCGCCAGGCCCGCCCGGGCAAGGGCCCCCGCGGTTCCTCCGCCGACCTCGCCACCATCGTCTCCGGCATCGGCAGCCTCACCGTCGGCGCCGCCAAGCTGATGACGTTCGGCGGGGTCAAGCACACCATGGTCGCGATGGAGGAGGGCAGCCTGTTCGTGATGTCCATCAGCGACGGCTCGCTGCTCGGCGTGCACGGCTCCGCCGCGTGCGACATGAGCGTGGTGGCCTACCACATGGCGCTGTTCGTCGGCCGCGCCGGGCATGTCCTCACCCCTGAACTCCGCAGCGAGCTGCGCAAGTCCCTGGAGTCGGCGGGGAGCGCCCGATGA
- the lon gene encoding endopeptidase La, with product MAAESPAFTLVLPVLPLDDEVVLPGMVVPLDLSDAEVRAAVEAAQAAARSEPGKPRVLLVPRVDGTYARTGVLGTVEQVGRLADGDPGALIRGRSRVRIGAGTTGPGAALWVEGAEVDESVPEPLPGQVAELVKEYKALATSWLRKRGAWQVVDRVQAIDGVSALADNSGYSPFLTTEQKVELLETADPVARLKLATQQLRDHLAEQDVAETIAKDVQEGVDKQQREFLLRRQLEAVRKELRELNGDQEGEESDDYRSRVEAADLPETVREAALKEVDKLERSSDQSPEGSWIRTWLDTVLELPWNERTEEAYDIRGAKAVLDAEHAGLEDVKERITEYLAVRKRRGDRGLGVIGGRRGGAVLALVGPPGVGKTSLGESVAHAMGRKFVRVALGGVRDEAEIRGHRRTYVGALPGRIVRAIKEAGSMNPVVLLDEIDKVGSDFRGDPAAALLEVLDPAQNHTFRDHYLEVELDLSDVVFLATANVLEAIPEALADRMEIVRLDGYTEDEKVVIARDHLLPRQLERAGLDTGEVTLAESALRRLAGEYTREAGVRNLERSIARLLRKVAAQAELGERELPCTVTDGDLRALIGRPHHVPESAQDPAERRTAVPGVATGLAVTGAGGDVLFVEASLADPETGAAGLTLTGQLGDVMKESARIALSFLRSHGAELELPVTDLKDRGVHIHFPAGAVPKDGPSAGVTLTTALASLLSGRQVRTDVAMTGEVSLTGRVLPIGGVKQKLLAAQRAGVTTVIIPKRNEADLDDVPAEVLDKLDVHTVTDVRQVLELALVPAADGAAPEVPLAA from the coding sequence ATGGCTGCTGAGTCACCGGCGTTCACGCTCGTCCTGCCCGTGCTGCCGCTCGACGACGAGGTCGTGCTGCCCGGCATGGTGGTCCCGCTGGACCTGAGCGACGCCGAGGTCCGCGCCGCGGTGGAGGCCGCACAGGCCGCCGCGCGCTCGGAACCCGGCAAGCCCAGGGTGCTGCTGGTGCCCCGCGTCGACGGCACGTACGCCAGGACCGGTGTGCTGGGCACGGTCGAGCAGGTGGGCCGGCTGGCCGACGGCGACCCCGGCGCGCTGATCCGCGGCCGCAGTCGCGTGCGCATCGGCGCCGGCACCACCGGACCGGGCGCCGCCCTGTGGGTCGAGGGCGCCGAGGTGGACGAGTCCGTGCCCGAGCCGCTGCCCGGCCAGGTCGCCGAACTCGTCAAGGAGTACAAGGCACTCGCCACCAGCTGGCTGCGCAAGCGCGGCGCCTGGCAGGTCGTGGACCGCGTCCAGGCCATCGACGGCGTCTCCGCGCTCGCCGACAACTCCGGCTACTCGCCCTTCCTCACCACCGAGCAGAAGGTCGAACTCCTGGAGACCGCCGACCCGGTGGCCCGCCTCAAGCTCGCCACGCAGCAGCTGCGCGACCACCTCGCCGAGCAGGACGTGGCCGAGACCATCGCCAAGGACGTCCAGGAGGGCGTCGACAAGCAGCAGCGCGAGTTCCTGCTGCGCCGTCAGCTGGAGGCCGTCCGCAAGGAGCTGCGCGAGCTGAACGGCGACCAGGAGGGCGAGGAGTCCGACGACTACCGCTCCCGGGTGGAGGCCGCCGACCTGCCGGAGACGGTCCGCGAGGCCGCGCTCAAGGAGGTCGACAAGCTGGAGCGGTCCTCCGACCAGTCGCCCGAGGGCAGCTGGATCCGCACCTGGCTGGACACCGTCCTCGAACTGCCGTGGAACGAGCGCACCGAGGAGGCGTACGACATCCGGGGCGCCAAGGCCGTCCTCGACGCGGAACACGCGGGCCTGGAGGACGTCAAGGAGCGCATCACCGAGTACCTGGCGGTGCGCAAGCGGCGCGGCGACCGCGGCCTCGGCGTGATCGGCGGGCGGCGCGGGGGCGCGGTGCTCGCGCTCGTGGGGCCGCCGGGAGTCGGAAAGACCAGTCTGGGTGAATCTGTCGCCCACGCCATGGGCCGCAAGTTCGTCCGCGTCGCCCTCGGCGGCGTCCGCGACGAGGCCGAGATCCGCGGTCACCGCCGTACGTACGTCGGCGCGCTGCCCGGCCGGATCGTGCGCGCGATCAAGGAGGCCGGGTCCATGAACCCGGTGGTGCTCCTGGACGAGATCGACAAGGTGGGCTCGGACTTCCGGGGCGACCCGGCCGCCGCCCTCCTGGAGGTGCTCGACCCGGCGCAGAACCACACCTTCCGCGACCACTACCTGGAGGTCGAACTCGACCTCTCCGACGTCGTCTTCCTGGCCACCGCCAACGTCCTGGAGGCGATCCCGGAGGCGCTCGCCGACCGCATGGAGATCGTCCGCCTGGACGGCTACACCGAGGACGAGAAGGTCGTCATCGCCCGGGACCACCTGCTGCCGCGCCAGCTGGAGCGGGCCGGGCTCGACACCGGCGAGGTCACGCTGGCGGAGAGCGCGCTGCGCAGGCTCGCGGGCGAGTACACGCGCGAGGCGGGCGTGCGCAATCTGGAGCGCTCGATCGCGCGGCTGCTGCGCAAGGTCGCGGCCCAGGCCGAACTGGGCGAGCGGGAGCTGCCGTGCACGGTCACGGACGGCGACCTGCGCGCCCTGATCGGGCGGCCGCACCATGTGCCCGAGTCGGCGCAGGACCCGGCCGAGCGCCGTACGGCCGTGCCCGGGGTGGCGACCGGGCTCGCGGTCACCGGCGCGGGCGGCGACGTGCTCTTCGTCGAGGCGTCCCTCGCCGACCCGGAGACCGGCGCGGCGGGCCTGACCCTCACCGGTCAGCTGGGCGACGTGATGAAGGAGTCGGCGCGCATCGCGCTGAGCTTCCTGCGCAGCCACGGCGCCGAACTGGAGCTGCCGGTGACCGATCTGAAGGACCGGGGTGTGCACATCCACTTCCCGGCGGGCGCGGTCCCCAAGGACGGCCCGAGCGCGGGTGTCACCCTGACCACCGCGCTGGCCTCGCTGCTCTCCGGCCGCCAGGTGCGCACGGACGTGGCGATGACCGGTGAGGTCTCGCTGACCGGCCGGGTGCTGCCGATCGGCGGGGTGAAGCAGAAGCTGCTCGCCGCACAGCGCGCCGGGGTGACCACGGTGATCATCCCCAAGCGCAACGAGGCCGACCTGGACGACGTCCCGGCCGAGGTGCTGGACAAGCTCGACGTCCACACCGTGACCGACGTCCGCCAGGTCCTGGAACTGGCGCTCGTGCCCGCGGCCGACGGGGCGGCGCCGGAGGTCCCCCTGGCGGCGTGA
- a CDS encoding rhomboid-like protein, with translation MERIAPKTVGADLLDGVPRQRTVLPAPPPARRLAVPRARPRLPLPTPAGTPFTFGYAALLAVTSLIAAQAPPSLVYALYQGSSTDVAHLVRSPAVVLLASALWIAGGLLSPYALAFVLVLTALERRIGGARAACVFLAGHVLATLATEVPVGLAVLAGDLPGTSLHRLDYGISFGVAASTGALAGLLRPWLRWPLIAGTAYLLLTDLLAYTDPMTNWGHLIALTIGVSTWPVVRRWAAVETPAHLHRQGDR, from the coding sequence GTGGAACGGATCGCGCCGAAGACCGTGGGCGCGGACCTGCTGGACGGTGTGCCTCGCCAGCGGACCGTGCTGCCCGCGCCGCCGCCCGCCCGCCGCCTCGCGGTGCCGCGGGCGCGCCCACGGCTGCCGCTGCCGACGCCCGCCGGGACGCCGTTCACCTTCGGCTACGCGGCCCTCCTGGCCGTCACCTCCCTGATCGCGGCCCAGGCGCCCCCCTCCCTGGTGTACGCCCTCTACCAGGGCTCCAGCACGGACGTGGCCCATCTGGTGCGCTCGCCCGCGGTGGTGCTGCTGGCCAGCGCGCTGTGGATCGCGGGCGGGCTGCTCTCGCCGTACGCGCTGGCGTTCGTCCTGGTGCTCACCGCGCTGGAGCGCCGGATAGGGGGTGCGCGGGCCGCCTGCGTCTTCCTCGCGGGCCATGTGCTGGCGACCCTGGCGACGGAGGTCCCGGTGGGCCTCGCGGTCCTCGCCGGCGATCTCCCGGGGACCTCACTGCACCGCCTGGACTACGGCATCAGCTTCGGCGTCGCCGCGAGCACCGGCGCCCTGGCCGGCCTGCTGCGCCCCTGGCTGCGCTGGCCCCTGATCGCCGGTACGGCCTACCTCCTGCTGACCGACCTGCTCGCCTATACGGACCCCATGACGAACTGGGGCCATCTGATCGCGCTGACGATCGGCGTCTCGACCTGGCCCGTCGTGCGCCGCTGGGCGGCCGTCGAAACCCCCGCCCACCTGCACCGACAAGGTGATCGCTGA
- a CDS encoding lysozyme has translation MPAPRPRSLRPRPLAVLVTALLAAAACALPLTTAQAAATPTRGTAYMGETVAAHDGSHSTPTSGDAAQTEGVDVSNYQGSVAWSTLYGSGVRWAYTKATEGTYYTNPSFAQQYNGSYNVGMIRGSYHFATPDTTGGATQASYFVAHGGGWSKDGKTLPGVLDIEWNPYGADCYGKTASQMVSWIADFLTTYRSLTGRDAVLYTATSWWTECTGGYAGFAGSNPLWIARYDTTPGTLPAGWSYYTMWQYTSSGATVGDHDKFNGALDRVQALANG, from the coding sequence ATGCCCGCGCCCAGACCCCGCTCGCTCCGCCCGCGCCCCCTCGCCGTCCTGGTCACGGCCCTGCTCGCGGCGGCGGCCTGCGCACTCCCCCTCACCACCGCCCAGGCGGCGGCCACGCCCACCCGCGGCACCGCCTACATGGGGGAGACCGTCGCCGCCCACGACGGCAGCCACTCCACGCCCACCAGCGGGGACGCCGCCCAGACCGAGGGTGTGGACGTCTCCAACTACCAGGGCAGCGTGGCCTGGTCGACCCTGTACGGCAGCGGTGTCCGCTGGGCCTACACGAAGGCGACGGAGGGCACGTACTACACGAACCCCTCCTTCGCCCAGCAGTACAACGGCTCGTACAACGTGGGCATGATCCGCGGCTCGTACCACTTCGCCACCCCGGACACCACCGGCGGCGCCACCCAGGCGAGCTACTTCGTCGCGCACGGCGGCGGCTGGTCCAAGGACGGCAAGACCCTGCCGGGCGTGCTCGACATCGAGTGGAACCCCTACGGTGCCGACTGCTACGGCAAGACGGCGAGCCAGATGGTCAGCTGGATCGCGGACTTCCTGACCACGTACAGGTCCCTCACCGGCCGTGACGCCGTGCTCTACACCGCCACCAGCTGGTGGACCGAGTGCACCGGCGGCTACGCCGGCTTCGCGGGCAGCAACCCGCTGTGGATCGCCCGCTACGACACCACCCCGGGGACGCTCCCGGCCGGCTGGTCGTACTACACGATGTGGCAGTACACCTCCTCCGGCGCGACCGTCGGCGACCACGACAAGTTCAACGGCGCGCTCGACCGCGTCCAGGCGCTCGCCAACGGCTGA